One part of the Borreliella afzelii genome encodes these proteins:
- a CDS encoding ribonuclease H family protein codes for MDKYYACILINSNEKIIFKSWEECKTAIKGKNNKIKSFKTIEQAQNWLFNNGDTIYHHPIGIYFDSGTGRGKGVEIRVVNEKRISILDKILDKSLINEYGNHYVKNFQGISNNFGELLALYTALKIALKENITNIFGDSKLIIDYWSKGIYNSKKLKQITINLIKKTVELRKKFEEQGGKISFIPGNENIADLGFHKTK; via the coding sequence ATGGACAAATATTATGCATGTATTTTGATCAATAGTAATGAAAAAATTATTTTCAAATCCTGGGAAGAATGCAAAACTGCTATTAAAGGAAAAAATAATAAAATAAAAAGTTTTAAAACAATAGAACAAGCTCAAAATTGGCTATTTAATAATGGGGATACAATCTATCATCACCCTATTGGAATATATTTTGATTCTGGAACAGGAAGAGGAAAGGGTGTAGAAATTAGAGTTGTAAACGAAAAAAGAATTTCAATATTAGACAAAATCCTAGACAAATCCTTGATTAATGAATATGGCAATCATTATGTAAAAAATTTTCAAGGGATTAGCAACAATTTTGGAGAACTACTTGCCCTATACACAGCACTCAAAATAGCATTAAAAGAAAACATAACAAACATATTTGGCGACAGCAAATTAATAATTGACTATTGGTCAAAAGGAATATATAATAGCAAAAAGCTAAAGCAAATTACTATTAATTTAATCAAAAAAACAGTTGAACTAAGGAAAAAATTTGAAGAACAAGGTGGAAAAATTTCTTTTATTCCAGGAAATGAAAATATTGCAGATCTTGGCTTTCACAAAACTAAGTAA
- a CDS encoding LPS-assembly protein LptD, translating to MREFLYRNVFKKSFIILLFFLTFSNVIFAQTVNDENSKKRDKLTLSQKSYLRELELSTDEDLKKWALQEGLKETDVVKIRELLLKKFGIDPELFVKGKGLAGSGRYKIIIEATDNLENFTYGLTKDESIVFEGRVNILVEDIKENKKHNIKGDRIVLNKNSKKLYSIGNVEYVLDMDTNEKLYFYGNEFFVDFDSQNFLLKDGILQKKMQKNQIDHILSFGGKVLKKIDNDVTILEQAFATTSKIPEPYYSIKAAKIWVLPSGDFGFLNAIFYMGRVPVFYIPFFFRPGDSLFFNPSLGVNPRKGFSVFNTIYLFGNKSSSEDSSFLDFDFNSVYNSGKKPYIRNGYLTYFFAENLAQNPNKDYVKLIFDIYANLGFYSGIDFDLSNTLGHFKTLEGNFGLGFTRNVYSYDGGYYPFDNRTLKQSLFSFSNLNKGDIFGFEVPFRYLLKFKTEFLLSDALFSVVLEHYSDPYVNIDFRDRIESASFFSLLNLGEDSVKEQTSINSFDWNLSSFYSRTFNDGSILDYKLNNLGLGFKLSGYENLYVKSPLEKPKEINDPTRKWFYLERIYAPYIDLNFQKDLYNNQWTFPSDAKEIIMRPEIKDLEDKDNYKKSPKGGETEEIKDLNKNLYISPEPITLKSIDQFDSFFIRFGINPYLRNNVFFNNYGITSPKDFNYEIKNYLFDIKNKTDIKIHADFYNRLITFENLLYLNTIEYNPLTKDFKVEDKDKKSEHSVINQINLNLLPFIRYPLLSRSVLKLENKVTLYSFNKKYDTDVKSLVNKNSSIFFSDPETFYQSLTASLIYDYNYFNAELSGELKNSFEDIKASSELKLSLDFPYLLQEAGIGIKYYKKFKEDAVKNSGISGVQSLLNPLEPQKPSSPYKNLEMSPALYYKIEPRYLNYFKFSFLAAYDPLINRVSELSFKLNVFDFQVLFAMKDDFEYNYDPLKGDFSKVGIATKLVPYSLDSSYKKEFNVLNLFDKKLSFTLGIDAGWKINLQKFTDNELWTALTFKFKYTEFLEIYFSTFSVNTKTFRYFKGYMDQIGLETVNIFTDLLKSFNFFNSQDRKNSLFKIKKFSSGFKFNFYDWKFVGEYNLEPDLLKGSDGIYSPIWRNNFTIYISWNFFAPVKASFENNKDTNYDLIINRKTKK from the coding sequence ATGCGAGAATTCCTATACAGGAATGTTTTTAAAAAATCTTTTATAATATTGTTATTTTTTTTAACATTTTCTAATGTGATTTTTGCTCAAACTGTAAATGATGAAAATTCTAAAAAAAGAGATAAGTTAACTCTAAGTCAAAAATCTTATTTAAGAGAACTTGAGCTTTCAACTGATGAGGATTTGAAAAAATGGGCTTTACAAGAAGGCCTAAAAGAAACAGATGTTGTAAAAATACGAGAATTGCTTTTAAAAAAGTTTGGAATAGATCCCGAGCTTTTTGTTAAAGGAAAAGGACTTGCTGGATCTGGTAGATATAAAATAATAATTGAAGCTACAGACAATCTTGAAAATTTTACTTATGGACTTACTAAGGATGAAAGTATTGTTTTTGAAGGAAGAGTTAATATCTTAGTTGAAGATATTAAAGAAAATAAGAAGCATAATATTAAAGGTGACAGGATAGTCCTTAATAAGAACTCTAAAAAACTTTATTCTATTGGAAATGTCGAATATGTTCTTGATATGGATACTAATGAAAAGCTTTATTTTTATGGTAATGAATTTTTTGTTGATTTTGATTCTCAGAATTTTCTATTAAAAGATGGCATTCTCCAAAAAAAAATGCAAAAAAATCAAATAGATCATATTCTGTCTTTTGGAGGAAAAGTTTTAAAAAAGATAGACAATGATGTTACTATTTTAGAACAAGCTTTTGCAACAACTAGTAAAATTCCAGAGCCCTATTATTCGATCAAGGCTGCTAAAATATGGGTATTGCCTTCAGGAGATTTTGGGTTTTTAAATGCTATATTTTATATGGGAAGAGTTCCCGTATTCTATATTCCTTTTTTTTTCAGACCGGGAGATAGTTTATTTTTTAATCCATCTTTAGGCGTAAATCCACGCAAAGGTTTTTCTGTTTTTAACACTATTTATCTTTTTGGTAATAAATCTTCAAGCGAAGATTCTTCTTTTTTGGATTTTGATTTTAATTCTGTTTATAATTCAGGTAAAAAACCTTATATAAGAAATGGATATTTAACTTATTTTTTTGCAGAAAATTTAGCACAAAATCCTAATAAAGATTATGTTAAGTTGATTTTTGATATTTATGCCAATCTGGGATTTTATTCCGGAATTGATTTTGATTTGAGCAATACTTTGGGGCATTTTAAAACTTTAGAGGGAAATTTTGGATTAGGTTTTACCAGAAATGTTTATAGTTATGATGGAGGATATTATCCTTTTGATAATAGAACTTTAAAACAATCTCTTTTTAGTTTTTCTAATCTTAACAAAGGAGATATATTTGGGTTTGAAGTTCCTTTTAGATATTTACTTAAATTTAAAACAGAATTTCTTTTAAGTGATGCACTTTTTTCGGTTGTTTTAGAACACTATTCCGATCCATATGTTAATATTGATTTTAGAGACAGAATAGAGAGTGCTTCATTTTTTTCTCTTTTAAACTTAGGTGAAGATTCGGTTAAAGAGCAAACCAGTATTAACTCTTTTGATTGGAATTTGTCTTCTTTTTATAGCCGAACATTTAATGATGGTTCAATTTTAGATTACAAATTAAATAATTTAGGCTTAGGTTTCAAATTGTCGGGTTATGAGAACCTTTATGTTAAATCTCCTTTGGAGAAACCAAAAGAGATTAATGATCCTACAAGAAAATGGTTTTATTTGGAGAGAATTTATGCTCCATATATTGATTTAAATTTCCAAAAAGATCTTTACAATAATCAATGGACATTTCCATCTGATGCTAAAGAAATTATAATGCGTCCAGAAATTAAAGATCTAGAAGATAAAGATAATTATAAAAAGAGTCCTAAGGGGGGAGAGACTGAAGAAATAAAAGATTTAAATAAAAATTTATATATTTCTCCAGAACCAATTACTTTAAAAAGTATTGATCAATTTGATTCTTTTTTTATTAGGTTTGGTATTAATCCTTATTTAAGGAATAATGTATTTTTCAATAATTATGGCATCACAAGTCCAAAGGACTTTAATTATGAAATAAAAAATTATTTATTTGATATAAAAAATAAAACGGATATAAAAATTCATGCGGATTTTTATAATCGTTTAATTACTTTTGAAAATTTATTATATCTTAATACTATTGAGTATAATCCCTTAACTAAAGATTTTAAAGTTGAAGATAAAGATAAAAAAAGTGAACATTCTGTTATTAATCAAATAAATTTAAACCTGCTTCCTTTTATTAGGTATCCTTTATTATCTAGAAGTGTTTTGAAGCTTGAGAATAAGGTTACTTTGTATTCATTTAATAAGAAATATGATACTGATGTAAAATCTTTAGTTAATAAGAATAGTAGTATTTTTTTCTCTGATCCGGAAACTTTTTATCAAAGCTTAACAGCTTCTTTGATTTATGATTATAATTATTTTAATGCTGAGCTTTCAGGCGAATTAAAAAACAGTTTTGAAGATATTAAAGCTTCTTCTGAACTTAAACTTTCTTTAGATTTTCCTTATTTATTGCAAGAAGCTGGAATTGGAATTAAATATTATAAAAAGTTTAAAGAAGATGCTGTAAAAAACTCTGGAATTTCTGGTGTTCAATCTTTATTGAATCCCTTAGAGCCTCAAAAACCATCGTCACCTTATAAAAATTTAGAAATGTCTCCTGCTTTGTATTATAAAATTGAGCCAAGATATTTGAATTATTTTAAATTTAGTTTTTTAGCTGCTTATGATCCTTTAATAAATAGAGTTTCTGAACTTTCTTTTAAGCTTAATGTTTTTGATTTTCAGGTTTTGTTTGCGATGAAAGATGATTTTGAATATAATTATGATCCTTTAAAGGGGGATTTTTCCAAGGTTGGCATTGCAACTAAACTTGTTCCATATTCTTTAGATTCTAGTTATAAGAAAGAATTTAACGTTTTAAATTTGTTTGATAAGAAGCTTTCTTTTACTTTAGGAATAGATGCTGGTTGGAAAATAAATTTACAAAAATTTACTGATAATGAACTTTGGACTGCATTGACTTTTAAATTTAAATATACAGAATTTTTAGAAATTTATTTTTCTACTTTTTCTGTAAATACTAAGACTTTTAGATATTTTAAAGGATATATGGATCAAATTGGTCTTGAGACCGTCAATATTTTTACTGATTTGTTGAAATCTTTTAATTTCTTTAATTCTCAAGACAGAAAAAATTCACTTTTTAAAATTAAAAAATTTTCATCAGGCTTTAAATTTAATTTTTATGATTGGAAATTTGTTGGCGAATATAATTTAGAGCCAGATTTGCTAAAAGGATCTGACGGTATTTATTCTCCTATTTGGAGAAATAATTTTACAATTTATATTTCTTGGAATTTTTTTGCTCCTGTAAAAGCATCATTTGAAAACAATAAAGATACAAACTATGATCTTATCATTAATAGAAAAACAAAAAAATAA
- the uvrA gene encoding excinuclease ABC subunit UvrA, with translation MLKNLKKKIIVRGAKEHNLKNIDVDIPKDGLVVISGKSGSGKSSLAFDTIFAEGQRRYMESVSAYARQFLGVMKKPNVDYIDGLSPSIAIEQRTISNNPRSTVGTITEIYDYYRLIFAKIGKAYCPNDGRLIEEQSLDKIVNTILSYSEGSKVILFAPIVRGSKGSHKKVLEKILNQGFNRVRINSKDYLIEDALNLNLHKNKKHTIEIIVDRIKLSNNVRVRLAESIETSLSVSNGYLRVEIENDLEKIDKLFTEHNSCPLCGFSLPFIEPRLFSFNSPFGACSECSGLGVTLEFDFESICPDTNLSFNDDAFITFKTSSSWSVAIFKGLAKHFNFKLNTPIKDIPDKVLKQILYGSNEKINFIYQSKEMEAKEVDGGFHYSKKFEGLLPLLKRRYLTTESESTKIFYENLMSKKICNSCKGKRLSVGALTVKINGRDIQDLTNLSVFDSYMFFENLQLDAVDEKISKEILKEIKSRLKFLIDVGLSYLYLNRISGSLSGGEAQRIRLATQIGSALSGVIYVLDEPSIGLHQRDNEKLISTLVNLKNLGNTVIVVEHDEQTLRTADYIIDMGPGAGILGGEIVAKGTLIDILNSKNSLTGQYLSGEFKIDVPSSRRKTDKGEILLLGSNKNNLKNIDVSIPLGVFTVITGVSGSGKSTLLNEVLYPALDSRLKLDRKYCDGFKDIIGYERIDKIIQINQKPIGRTSRSNPATYVGFFTEIRELFAKLPDAKSRGFKAGRFSFNVKGGRCEKCQGDGYLNIQMHFLPDVFVPCDLCKGKKFNEETLEVRYKGKNIHDVLEMSVLEAKNFFENVPKINHYLKFLIEVGLEYIKLGQSATTLSGGEAQRIKLAFELSKKSTGKTFYIIDEPTTGLHFDDIKKLLEVLQRLVSNGNTVVLIEHNLDVIKQADYIIDLGPDGGLAGGNVVVSGIPEEVAKCENSYTGMFLKNLL, from the coding sequence TTGTTAAAAAATTTGAAAAAAAAAATTATTGTCAGGGGAGCAAAAGAACACAATTTAAAAAATATTGATGTGGATATTCCAAAAGATGGTTTAGTTGTAATATCTGGCAAGAGTGGCTCTGGTAAATCTTCCTTGGCTTTTGATACTATTTTTGCAGAAGGGCAAAGAAGGTATATGGAATCCGTTTCAGCTTATGCAAGGCAGTTTTTGGGCGTAATGAAAAAACCTAATGTTGATTATATAGATGGACTTTCTCCTTCTATAGCTATTGAGCAGAGAACAATAAGTAATAATCCTCGTTCTACTGTTGGAACAATTACTGAGATTTATGATTATTATAGGCTAATATTTGCTAAAATAGGTAAAGCATACTGTCCAAATGATGGAAGATTAATAGAAGAGCAATCTTTAGATAAAATAGTTAATACTATTTTAAGTTATTCTGAAGGATCTAAGGTTATACTTTTTGCACCAATTGTAAGGGGCTCTAAAGGTTCGCATAAAAAAGTTTTAGAAAAAATATTAAATCAAGGTTTCAATAGAGTTAGAATAAATTCCAAAGATTATTTAATAGAAGATGCACTTAATTTAAATTTACATAAAAATAAAAAACATACTATTGAAATTATAGTTGATAGGATCAAGCTTAGCAATAATGTTCGAGTTAGGCTTGCAGAATCTATTGAGACTTCCCTTTCTGTTTCTAATGGATATTTACGAGTGGAAATTGAGAATGATTTAGAAAAAATAGACAAGCTTTTTACAGAGCATAATAGTTGTCCTTTGTGCGGATTTTCACTTCCTTTTATAGAGCCCAGACTTTTTTCATTTAATAGTCCATTTGGTGCTTGTAGTGAGTGTTCTGGTCTTGGCGTTACACTTGAGTTTGATTTTGAGAGTATTTGTCCTGATACCAATCTTTCTTTTAATGATGATGCTTTTATTACGTTTAAGACAAGTTCATCTTGGTCTGTAGCTATTTTCAAGGGGCTTGCCAAGCATTTTAATTTTAAATTAAATACTCCTATAAAAGACATTCCAGATAAAGTTCTTAAACAGATTTTGTACGGATCAAATGAAAAAATAAATTTCATTTACCAGTCCAAAGAAATGGAAGCAAAAGAGGTAGATGGAGGGTTTCATTATTCTAAAAAGTTTGAAGGACTTTTACCTCTTTTAAAAAGACGATATCTTACAACAGAATCAGAAAGCACTAAAATTTTTTATGAAAATTTGATGTCTAAAAAAATCTGTAATTCATGTAAAGGAAAGCGTTTAAGTGTTGGAGCTTTAACAGTGAAAATTAATGGGAGAGATATTCAAGATCTTACTAATTTGTCTGTATTTGATTCTTATATGTTTTTTGAAAACTTACAGCTTGATGCGGTGGATGAAAAAATATCTAAAGAAATTTTAAAGGAAATTAAAAGTAGGCTTAAATTTTTAATTGATGTTGGTCTTTCTTATCTGTATTTAAATAGAATATCAGGTAGTTTATCCGGGGGTGAGGCTCAGCGTATTAGGCTTGCTACTCAAATAGGGTCAGCACTTTCGGGTGTTATTTATGTTCTTGATGAGCCAAGCATTGGCCTTCATCAAAGAGATAATGAAAAATTAATCTCTACTCTTGTTAATCTTAAAAATCTTGGCAATACGGTAATTGTTGTTGAGCATGATGAGCAAACTTTGCGTACCGCAGATTATATTATTGATATGGGCCCTGGTGCTGGAATTCTTGGAGGGGAAATAGTTGCAAAGGGAACCTTAATAGATATTTTAAATAGTAAAAATAGTTTAACTGGTCAATATTTGAGTGGTGAGTTTAAAATAGATGTTCCAAGTTCTAGAAGAAAGACAGATAAGGGAGAGATTTTGCTTTTAGGTTCTAATAAAAACAATCTTAAAAATATAGACGTAAGTATTCCTTTGGGAGTTTTCACTGTAATAACAGGTGTTTCTGGTAGTGGAAAAAGTACTTTGCTTAACGAAGTGTTATATCCAGCTCTTGACAGCAGATTAAAGCTTGATAGAAAGTATTGTGATGGCTTTAAAGACATTATTGGGTATGAAAGAATCGATAAAATTATTCAAATAAATCAAAAACCAATAGGAAGAACTTCAAGGTCAAACCCAGCAACGTATGTTGGATTTTTTACAGAAATTAGGGAACTTTTTGCTAAGCTTCCGGATGCAAAGTCAAGAGGTTTTAAGGCCGGTAGATTTTCTTTTAATGTTAAAGGTGGAAGGTGTGAGAAATGTCAAGGAGATGGGTATCTTAATATTCAAATGCATTTTTTGCCAGATGTTTTTGTTCCTTGTGATTTGTGCAAGGGTAAAAAATTCAATGAAGAAACTTTAGAAGTTAGGTACAAAGGGAAAAATATACACGATGTTTTAGAGATGAGTGTGTTGGAAGCTAAAAACTTTTTTGAGAATGTTCCAAAAATTAATCATTATTTAAAATTTTTAATTGAAGTTGGACTTGAATACATTAAATTGGGGCAATCCGCAACAACTTTATCAGGGGGCGAAGCTCAGCGTATTAAGTTGGCTTTTGAATTGAGTAAAAAGAGCACAGGTAAAACCTTTTACATTATTGATGAACCAACAACCGGATTGCATTTTGATGACATAAAAAAGTTGTTAGAGGTTTTGCAGAGGTTAGTTTCTAATGGTAATACAGTTGTACTCATAGAGCATAATTTGGATGTAATTAAACAGGCAGATTATATAATAGATTTAGGTCCTGATGGTGGATTAGCAGGAGGAAATGTTGTTGTTTCTGGTATTCCCGAAGAGGTTGCAAAATGCGAGAATTCCTATACAGGAATGTTTTTAAAAAATCTTTTATAA
- the uvrB gene encoding excinuclease ABC subunit UvrB, with translation MIDFFLKSEYLPAGDQPKAIKEIENSILLGNKYQTLKGVTGSGKTFTIANIIKNLNRPALVVSHNKTLAAQLYREFKDFFPNNAVEYFVSYYDYYQPESYVPSKDLFIEKEATINSEIEIKRIRTVTSLAKRRDVIVVATVSSIYALGSPDFFKKSAREFFVGQRISIKEISDIFVELYYERTLINLERDKFSIKGDIIEIWPSSEHGEFAYRICFDFDEIVKIYRISSFSKKNLGATNSFTLFAKSYFVIPYQNVLEAIPKISYDLDLQCQYFKDNGKLVEAERLKQRVEYDLEMLRETGFCSGIENYSKYLSGSTMGRPYCLFDFFPKDYLLFVDESHVTLPQFRGMYNGDYSRKLNLVNFGFRLPAALENRPLKYDEFDALINQVVFVSATPGFEENEKSSVIVDQIIRPTGLVDPEIITRHSDGQMEDLYIEIQKRVALKERVLITTLTKKMSEDLTEYLVTLGVKAKYLHSELDTLERVEVISLLRKSEIDVIVGINLLREGLDIPEVSLVAILDADKVGFLRSATSLIQTIGRAARNSNGLVIMYYDKISVAMREAIEETNRRRQIQIDYNKKNNITPKTIVKKIQNILEKELNNKNKNISYDFEKMVSGEKLSKKKLIDKLKFELEEAVNDERFEDAIVLRDKIKELGSKISVARNK, from the coding sequence ATGATAGATTTTTTTTTGAAATCAGAATATCTTCCCGCTGGTGATCAGCCTAAGGCAATAAAAGAGATTGAAAATTCTATTTTGCTAGGGAATAAGTATCAAACATTAAAAGGTGTTACGGGGAGTGGAAAGACTTTTACAATTGCAAATATAATTAAAAACTTAAACAGACCTGCCTTAGTTGTAAGTCATAACAAAACATTAGCAGCGCAACTTTATAGAGAGTTTAAAGACTTTTTTCCAAACAATGCTGTTGAATATTTTGTTTCTTATTATGATTATTATCAGCCAGAATCCTATGTGCCTTCAAAGGATTTATTTATTGAAAAAGAAGCTACTATTAATTCTGAGATAGAAATTAAGCGAATAAGAACGGTAACGTCTCTTGCTAAAAGACGAGATGTTATTGTTGTTGCAACTGTATCTTCAATTTATGCTCTTGGATCTCCGGATTTTTTCAAAAAATCAGCGCGAGAATTTTTTGTAGGTCAAAGAATTTCTATTAAAGAAATATCAGATATTTTTGTAGAGCTTTATTATGAGAGAACTTTGATAAATCTAGAAAGAGATAAATTTTCAATTAAGGGAGATATTATTGAAATTTGGCCAAGCAGTGAGCATGGAGAGTTTGCGTATCGAATTTGTTTTGATTTTGATGAGATTGTTAAAATATATAGGATTAGTTCATTTTCTAAAAAAAATTTAGGAGCTACGAATAGTTTTACTCTTTTTGCTAAATCTTATTTTGTAATTCCTTATCAAAACGTATTAGAAGCGATACCTAAAATATCTTATGATTTAGATCTCCAATGTCAATATTTTAAAGATAATGGCAAGCTTGTAGAAGCCGAGAGACTTAAGCAGAGGGTGGAGTATGATTTGGAAATGCTTAGAGAAACAGGATTTTGCTCTGGCATTGAAAATTATTCTAAATATTTGAGTGGAAGCACAATGGGAAGACCTTATTGTCTTTTTGATTTTTTCCCAAAAGATTACTTATTGTTTGTAGATGAATCTCATGTTACATTGCCACAATTTAGGGGGATGTATAATGGAGATTATTCTAGAAAATTGAATCTTGTTAACTTCGGATTTAGACTTCCTGCAGCGCTTGAAAATAGACCCCTTAAGTATGATGAATTTGACGCATTAATTAATCAGGTTGTGTTTGTATCTGCAACTCCAGGTTTTGAAGAGAATGAAAAGAGTAGTGTGATTGTTGATCAAATAATTCGTCCCACAGGCCTTGTTGATCCTGAAATTATTACTAGGCATTCTGATGGGCAAATGGAAGATCTTTATATCGAGATTCAAAAAAGAGTAGCTCTTAAAGAGCGGGTTTTAATTACTACTTTGACAAAAAAAATGTCTGAGGATTTGACTGAATATTTAGTAACTCTTGGTGTAAAGGCAAAATATTTACATTCAGAGCTTGACACTCTTGAAAGAGTAGAAGTTATTTCATTGCTTAGAAAATCTGAAATTGATGTTATTGTTGGTATTAACTTGCTTAGGGAAGGCTTAGATATTCCAGAAGTATCTCTTGTTGCAATATTAGATGCCGATAAAGTAGGGTTTTTAAGATCTGCTACTTCATTAATACAAACAATTGGCAGGGCTGCTAGAAATTCTAATGGACTTGTAATAATGTATTACGACAAAATAAGTGTAGCTATGCGGGAGGCAATTGAGGAGACTAATAGAAGACGTCAAATTCAGATTGATTATAATAAAAAAAATAATATTACTCCTAAGACAATTGTTAAGAAGATTCAAAATATTTTAGAAAAAGAACTAAATAACAAAAATAAAAATATTAGCTATGACTTTGAAAAAATGGTTTCAGGTGAGAAATTGTCTAAAAAAAAGCTTATTGATAAGCTTAAATTTGAACTAGAAGAAGCTGTTAATGATGAAAGATTTGAAGATGCAATTGTTTTAAGAGATAAAATAAAAGAGCTTGGTAGCAAAATTAGTGTGGCTCGCAATAAATGA
- a CDS encoding phospho-sugar mutase, with product MQKLEAKRKLKNYILLEEDIYFQEEAIKIQKTNNETEILNRFYKDLEFGTAGMRGVIGAGTCYINTYNVKKISQGICNYVLKINKTPKVAISYDSRYFSKEFAYHAAQIFASNNFETYIYKNLRPTPQLSYTIRKFDCDVGVMITASHNSKEYNGYKAYWKGGIQMMPPHDALITNEIKKVKNIINTITIKEGIEKKIIKELDNEIDKEYVKTINKEFPDFENNSKKTNLKVAYTALHGTGGTIIKKLFTNSKVQLFLEKSQIMPNPEFPTINYPNPEKKTSMIKVIELAKKEDCDIALATDPDADRIGVAFKDQNEWIFLNGNQISCILMNYILSKETNPKNTFVISSFVTTQMLEKIAQKYGSRIFRTYTGFKWIGSLIDEMEKNEPNKKFAFACEESHGYLIGRKVRDKDAFSAIKGICSLMLDLKAKNQTIKDYLEKIYKEFGYYEEFNIEKNFEGANGEIQREALMSKLRKEQKMQFAGIKIIEKLDYQALKKINFKKEISEIKEYKYPTNAIKFILENEIVITVRPSGTEPKIKFYISVKLEYKEKHKIFDIINAIKMEIKKY from the coding sequence ATGCAAAAACTCGAAGCCAAAAGAAAATTAAAAAATTACATTCTTCTTGAAGAAGATATATATTTTCAAGAAGAAGCAATAAAAATTCAAAAAACAAATAATGAGACAGAAATTCTAAACAGATTTTACAAAGATCTAGAATTTGGCACTGCTGGAATGAGGGGAGTCATTGGAGCTGGAACATGCTATATAAACACATATAATGTAAAAAAAATAAGCCAAGGAATATGTAACTATGTACTTAAAATAAATAAAACCCCCAAAGTTGCAATAAGTTATGATTCAAGATATTTTTCAAAAGAATTTGCTTACCATGCTGCTCAAATTTTTGCCTCAAATAATTTTGAAACATATATATACAAAAACTTAAGACCCACCCCCCAACTATCTTATACAATAAGAAAATTTGATTGTGATGTTGGCGTTATGATAACAGCAAGTCATAATTCAAAAGAATATAACGGCTATAAAGCATATTGGAAAGGTGGAATTCAAATGATGCCACCTCATGACGCACTAATAACTAATGAAATTAAAAAGGTAAAAAATATAATAAATACAATTACCATAAAAGAAGGAATTGAAAAAAAGATTATCAAAGAGCTCGATAATGAGATCGACAAAGAGTACGTAAAAACAATAAACAAAGAATTCCCTGATTTTGAAAATAACAGTAAAAAAACAAACTTAAAAGTAGCCTATACAGCGCTACATGGCACCGGTGGAACCATAATAAAAAAACTCTTTACAAATAGTAAAGTACAGCTTTTTTTGGAAAAAAGCCAAATAATGCCAAACCCTGAATTTCCAACAATAAACTATCCTAATCCAGAAAAAAAAACATCAATGATTAAAGTAATAGAGCTTGCAAAAAAAGAAGATTGTGACATTGCCCTTGCAACAGATCCAGACGCTGACAGAATAGGGGTTGCATTCAAAGATCAAAACGAATGGATATTCTTAAACGGCAATCAAATATCATGCATTTTAATGAACTATATACTCTCAAAAGAAACGAATCCTAAAAATACATTTGTAATATCATCGTTTGTAACAACACAAATGCTAGAAAAAATTGCCCAAAAATATGGTTCTCGAATTTTTAGAACTTATACAGGATTTAAATGGATAGGAAGCTTAATTGATGAAATGGAAAAAAACGAACCAAATAAAAAATTTGCTTTTGCATGCGAAGAAAGTCATGGATATCTAATAGGAAGAAAAGTTAGAGATAAGGATGCATTTTCAGCTATAAAAGGGATTTGTTCTTTAATGCTTGATTTAAAAGCTAAAAACCAAACAATTAAGGATTACCTTGAAAAGATATATAAAGAATTCGGATATTATGAAGAATTTAATATAGAAAAAAACTTTGAAGGAGCTAATGGAGAAATTCAAAGAGAAGCACTAATGTCAAAGCTAAGAAAAGAACAAAAAATGCAATTCGCAGGAATTAAAATAATTGAAAAGTTAGACTATCAAGCTCTTAAAAAGATTAACTTCAAAAAAGAAATTTCAGAAATCAAAGAATACAAATACCCTACAAACGCAATAAAATTTATACTTGAAAACGAAATTGTAATAACCGTAAGACCTTCTGGAACAGAACCAAAAATTAAATTTTACATATCTGTAAAACTCGAGTATAAGGAAAAACATAAAATATTTGATATAATAAATGCAATAAAGATGGAGATAAAAAAATATTAA